The Microtus ochrogaster isolate Prairie Vole_2 unplaced genomic scaffold, MicOch1.0 UNK27, whole genome shotgun sequence genome contains a region encoding:
- the Grid2ip gene encoding delphilin isoform X2 has product MSCLGIFIPKKHRARFDEVVSQGLLGKLCRARRAQGAQRLRRSRSEERPERLLVSTRASAAPRRPDEPPPRKAASLLGGRTGPGGPRRTVRVYKGNKSFGFTLRGHGPVWIESVLPGSPAENASLKSGDRILFLNGLDMRNCSHDKVVSMLQGSGAMPTLVVEEGPVPFASDSDSLDSPTRSSALTSLQWVADILPSSIRVQGRTFSQQLDHLLTPPERYGICRALESFFQHRNIDTLIVDVYPVLDTPAKQVLWQFLYQLLTYEEQELCQEKIACFLGYTAMTEPESSLDLESESTPEPTPEPQPRSSQRASSMCRRSLRSQGLEASLSCGPGECPEMPLPLIPGERQAGDGTSLPETPNPKMMSAVYAELESRLNSSFKGKIGTVSKSRASPPVPSLVGTAGPRTLSGVSWPSDRLLPSPCYDPLCSGGLASPSSSESHPYASLDSSREPSPQPGLGSIHPDSPPSPDPIRPPSRRKLFAFSRPVRSRDTDRFLDVLSEQLGPRVTIVDDFLTPENDYEEMSFHDDQGSFVTNERSSASDCVSSSEEGSSLTYSSISDHIPPPPLSPPPPPPLPFHDPKPSSRSSEGPRGPPQSLTKPLTQLSHPVPPPPPPPLPPPVPCAPPMLSRGVGHRRSETSHMSVKRLRWEQVENSEGTIWGQLGADSDYDKLSDMVKYLDLELHFGTQKPSKPVPGPEPFRKKEVVEILSHKKAYNTSILLAHLKLTPGELRQVLMSMEPRRLEPAHLAQLLLFAPDADEEQRYQAFREAPGRLSEPDQFVLQMLSVPEYKTRLRSLHFQATLQEKTEEIRGSLECLRQASLELKNSRKLAKILEFVLAMGNYLNDGQPKTNKTTGFKINFLTELNSTKTVDGKSTFLHILAKSLSQHFPELLGFAQDLPTVPLAAKVNQRALTGDLADLHGTVSEIQVACQSMSPSSEDRFAVVMTSFLETAQPALRALDGLQREAMEELGKALAFFGEDSKATTSEAFFGIFSEFMSKFERALSDLQAGDGPRSSGMVSPLAW; this is encoded by the exons ATGAGCTGCCTGGG GATCTTCATCCCCAAGAAGCATCGGGCACGCTTCGACGAGGTGGTGTCTCAGGGTCTGCTGGGCAAGCTGTGCCGCGCTCGGAGGGCGCAGGGCGCGCAGCGTTTGCGCCGAAGCCGCAGTGAGGAGCGTCCCGAGCGCCTCCTAGTGTCCACGCGCGCCAGCGCCGCTCCGCGCCGTCCTGATGAGCCGCCCCCGCGCAAGGCAGCCTCGCTGCTGGGCGGCCGCACCGGCCCTGGGGGCCCTCGCAG GACTGTTCGAGTCTACAAGGGCAACAAGAGTTTCGGCTTCACTCTGCGCGGCCATGGACCGGTCTGGATTGAATCTGTCCTGCCTG GCAGCCCAGCTGAAAATGCGTCCCTCAAGTCAGGTGACCGGATCCTCTTCCTCAATGGACTGGACATGAG GAACTGTTCCCACGACAAGGTGGTGTCCATGTTGCAAGGCAGTGGCGCAATGCCCACGCTGGTGGTAGAGGAAGGACCGGTCCCTTTTGCTAGCG ATTCAGATTCTTTGGATTCCCCGACCCGGTCATCGGCTCTCACCTCGCTGCAGTGGGTGGCAGATATCCTGCCTTCCAGTATCCGAGTCCAAGGGAGGACCTTCAGTCAGCAGCTGGACCACCTCCTCACTCCTCCCGAGCGCTATGGAATCTGTCGGGCTCTTGAGAGCTTCTTCCAGCACAG GAACATTGACACCCTCATCGTGGACGTGTACCCTGTTCTGGACACACCTGCTAAGCAGGTCCTCTGGCAGTTCCTCTACCAGCTGCTGACCTACGAAGAGCAGGAGCTGTGTCAGGAGAAGATCGCATGCTTCCTGGGCTACACGGCCATGACAG AACCTGAATCctcactggacctggagtcaGAGTCCACACCGGAGCCCACGCCGGAGCCACAACCACGGAGTTCCCAGAGAGCTTCTTCCATGTGCCGCCGTAGCCTGCGCTCCCAGGGCctggaggccagcctcagctgtg GTCCTGGTGAATGCCCTGAGATGCCTCTACCTCTGATCCCAGGCGAGCGGCAGGCTGGTGACGGCACATCCCTTCCGGAGACCCCCAACCCCAAAATG ATGTCCGCCGTCTACGCGGAGCTTGAGTCGCGACTGAACAGCAGCTTCAAAGGGAAGATAGGAACCGTGTCCAAATCCCGGGCATCTCCGCCAGTCCCCAGCCTGGTAGGCACAGCAG GGCCCAGGACCCTGTCTGGAGTCTCATGGCCCAGCGATCGGCTCCTGCCATCCCCCTGCTATGATCCGCTGTGCTCTGGGGGCCTGGCCTCCCCCAGCAGCTCGGAGTCCCACCCCTACGCCAGCTTGGACAGCAGCAGGGAGCCCTCCCCACAGCCAGGCCTTGGGTCCATCCACCCCGACAGCCCGCCGAGTCCAGACCCCATCCGGCCACCCAGTCGCAGGAAGCTCTTTGCCTTCTCGCGCCCCGTGCGGAGCCGAGACACAGATCGCTTCCTGGATGTTCTGAGCGAGCAGCTGGGTCCCCGAGTGACCATTGTGGATGACTTCCTGACACCCGAGAACGACTATGAGGAG ATGAGCTTCCACGATGACCAGGGCAGCTTTGTGACCAATGAGAGAAGCAGCGCTAGCGACTGTGTCAGCAGCAGCGAGGAAGGAAGCTCTCTGACCTACTCCTCCATCTCCGACCACATCCCCCCGCCCCCACTCAGCCCCCCACCGCCACCGCCCCTGCCTTTCCACGACCCCAAACCCAGCTCCCGCTCCTCCGAAGGTCCCCGAGGTCCTCCTCAGTCATTGACCAAACCCCTCACCCAGCTCAGCCACCCggtcccacccccacctccaccacccctgcccccacctgtGCCCTGCGCACCCCCCATGCTATCCCGGGGCGTGGGTCACCGTCGAAGCGAGACCAGCCACATGAGCGTCAAGCGCTTGCGCTGGGAACAAGTGGAGAACTCAGAAGGCACTATCTGGGGTCAG CTCGGGGCAGACTCTGACTATGATAAGCTGAGTGATATGGTGAAATACCTGGACCTGGAACTCCACTTCGGCACCCAGAAACCTTCGA AGCCCGTGCCTGGCCCCGAACCcttcaggaagaaagaagtggTGGAGATCTTGTCCCACAAGAAGGCCTACAACACCT CCATCCTTCTAGCGCACCTGAAGCTGACCCCTGGCGAGCTGAGGCAGGTGCTCATGAGCATGGAGCCCAGGCGCCTGGAACCTGCGCATCTGGCGCAGTTGCTGCTCTTCGCTCCCGACGCCGACGAGGAGCAGCGCTACCAAGCTTTCCGCGAGGCTCCAGGCCGCCTCAGTGAGCCGGACCAGTTCGTCCTGCAG ATGCTGTCGGTTCCCGAATACAAGACCCGCCTGCGCAGTCTACACTTCCAGGCCACCTTacaggagaagacagaggagatCCGAGGCAGCCTTGAGTGCCTGCGACAAGCATCCCTGGAGCTCAAAAATAGCCGGAAACTCGCCAAGATCCTGGAG TTTGTGTTGGCCATGGGCAACTATCTCAACGATGGACAGCCCAAGACCAACAAGACCACCGGGTTCAAGATCAACTTCCTGACAGAG CTAAACTCCACCAAGACAGTGGATGGGAAATCTACCTTTCTGCACATCCTTGCCAAATCGCTAAGCCAGCACTTTCCTGAACTCCTGGGCTTTGCCCAGGACCTGCCCACTGTGCCCCTGGCTGCCAAAG TGAACCAACGAGCCCTGACTGGTGACCTGGCTGATCTCCATGGCACTGTCAGTGAGATTCAGGTGGCCTGCCAGAGCATGTCTCCCTCCAGTGAGGACAGGTTTGCTGTCGTCATGACT
- the Grid2ip gene encoding delphilin isoform X1 yields MGKDQGFSRHFRIFIPKKHRARFDEVVSQGLLGKLCRARRAQGAQRLRRSRSEERPERLLVSTRASAAPRRPDEPPPRKAASLLGGRTGPGGPRRTVRVYKGNKSFGFTLRGHGPVWIESVLPGSPAENASLKSGDRILFLNGLDMRNCSHDKVVSMLQGSGAMPTLVVEEGPVPFASDSDSLDSPTRSSALTSLQWVADILPSSIRVQGRTFSQQLDHLLTPPERYGICRALESFFQHRNIDTLIVDVYPVLDTPAKQVLWQFLYQLLTYEEQELCQEKIACFLGYTAMTEPESSLDLESESTPEPTPEPQPRSSQRASSMCRRSLRSQGLEASLSCGPGECPEMPLPLIPGERQAGDGTSLPETPNPKMMSAVYAELESRLNSSFKGKIGTVSKSRASPPVPSLVGTAGPRTLSGVSWPSDRLLPSPCYDPLCSGGLASPSSSESHPYASLDSSREPSPQPGLGSIHPDSPPSPDPIRPPSRRKLFAFSRPVRSRDTDRFLDVLSEQLGPRVTIVDDFLTPENDYEEMSFHDDQGSFVTNERSSASDCVSSSEEGSSLTYSSISDHIPPPPLSPPPPPPLPFHDPKPSSRSSEGPRGPPQSLTKPLTQLSHPVPPPPPPPLPPPVPCAPPMLSRGVGHRRSETSHMSVKRLRWEQVENSEGTIWGQLGADSDYDKLSDMVKYLDLELHFGTQKPSKPVPGPEPFRKKEVVEILSHKKAYNTSILLAHLKLTPGELRQVLMSMEPRRLEPAHLAQLLLFAPDADEEQRYQAFREAPGRLSEPDQFVLQMLSVPEYKTRLRSLHFQATLQEKTEEIRGSLECLRQASLELKNSRKLAKILEFVLAMGNYLNDGQPKTNKTTGFKINFLTELNSTKTVDGKSTFLHILAKSLSQHFPELLGFAQDLPTVPLAAKVNQRALTGDLADLHGTVSEIQVACQSMSPSSEDRFAVVMTSFLETAQPALRALDGLQREAMEELGKALAFFGEDSKATTSEAFFGIFSEFMSKFERALSDLQAGDGPRSSGMVSPLAW; encoded by the exons ATGGGGAAGGACCAGGGCTTCTCTCGGCACTTTAG GATCTTCATCCCCAAGAAGCATCGGGCACGCTTCGACGAGGTGGTGTCTCAGGGTCTGCTGGGCAAGCTGTGCCGCGCTCGGAGGGCGCAGGGCGCGCAGCGTTTGCGCCGAAGCCGCAGTGAGGAGCGTCCCGAGCGCCTCCTAGTGTCCACGCGCGCCAGCGCCGCTCCGCGCCGTCCTGATGAGCCGCCCCCGCGCAAGGCAGCCTCGCTGCTGGGCGGCCGCACCGGCCCTGGGGGCCCTCGCAG GACTGTTCGAGTCTACAAGGGCAACAAGAGTTTCGGCTTCACTCTGCGCGGCCATGGACCGGTCTGGATTGAATCTGTCCTGCCTG GCAGCCCAGCTGAAAATGCGTCCCTCAAGTCAGGTGACCGGATCCTCTTCCTCAATGGACTGGACATGAG GAACTGTTCCCACGACAAGGTGGTGTCCATGTTGCAAGGCAGTGGCGCAATGCCCACGCTGGTGGTAGAGGAAGGACCGGTCCCTTTTGCTAGCG ATTCAGATTCTTTGGATTCCCCGACCCGGTCATCGGCTCTCACCTCGCTGCAGTGGGTGGCAGATATCCTGCCTTCCAGTATCCGAGTCCAAGGGAGGACCTTCAGTCAGCAGCTGGACCACCTCCTCACTCCTCCCGAGCGCTATGGAATCTGTCGGGCTCTTGAGAGCTTCTTCCAGCACAG GAACATTGACACCCTCATCGTGGACGTGTACCCTGTTCTGGACACACCTGCTAAGCAGGTCCTCTGGCAGTTCCTCTACCAGCTGCTGACCTACGAAGAGCAGGAGCTGTGTCAGGAGAAGATCGCATGCTTCCTGGGCTACACGGCCATGACAG AACCTGAATCctcactggacctggagtcaGAGTCCACACCGGAGCCCACGCCGGAGCCACAACCACGGAGTTCCCAGAGAGCTTCTTCCATGTGCCGCCGTAGCCTGCGCTCCCAGGGCctggaggccagcctcagctgtg GTCCTGGTGAATGCCCTGAGATGCCTCTACCTCTGATCCCAGGCGAGCGGCAGGCTGGTGACGGCACATCCCTTCCGGAGACCCCCAACCCCAAAATG ATGTCCGCCGTCTACGCGGAGCTTGAGTCGCGACTGAACAGCAGCTTCAAAGGGAAGATAGGAACCGTGTCCAAATCCCGGGCATCTCCGCCAGTCCCCAGCCTGGTAGGCACAGCAG GGCCCAGGACCCTGTCTGGAGTCTCATGGCCCAGCGATCGGCTCCTGCCATCCCCCTGCTATGATCCGCTGTGCTCTGGGGGCCTGGCCTCCCCCAGCAGCTCGGAGTCCCACCCCTACGCCAGCTTGGACAGCAGCAGGGAGCCCTCCCCACAGCCAGGCCTTGGGTCCATCCACCCCGACAGCCCGCCGAGTCCAGACCCCATCCGGCCACCCAGTCGCAGGAAGCTCTTTGCCTTCTCGCGCCCCGTGCGGAGCCGAGACACAGATCGCTTCCTGGATGTTCTGAGCGAGCAGCTGGGTCCCCGAGTGACCATTGTGGATGACTTCCTGACACCCGAGAACGACTATGAGGAG ATGAGCTTCCACGATGACCAGGGCAGCTTTGTGACCAATGAGAGAAGCAGCGCTAGCGACTGTGTCAGCAGCAGCGAGGAAGGAAGCTCTCTGACCTACTCCTCCATCTCCGACCACATCCCCCCGCCCCCACTCAGCCCCCCACCGCCACCGCCCCTGCCTTTCCACGACCCCAAACCCAGCTCCCGCTCCTCCGAAGGTCCCCGAGGTCCTCCTCAGTCATTGACCAAACCCCTCACCCAGCTCAGCCACCCggtcccacccccacctccaccacccctgcccccacctgtGCCCTGCGCACCCCCCATGCTATCCCGGGGCGTGGGTCACCGTCGAAGCGAGACCAGCCACATGAGCGTCAAGCGCTTGCGCTGGGAACAAGTGGAGAACTCAGAAGGCACTATCTGGGGTCAG CTCGGGGCAGACTCTGACTATGATAAGCTGAGTGATATGGTGAAATACCTGGACCTGGAACTCCACTTCGGCACCCAGAAACCTTCGA AGCCCGTGCCTGGCCCCGAACCcttcaggaagaaagaagtggTGGAGATCTTGTCCCACAAGAAGGCCTACAACACCT CCATCCTTCTAGCGCACCTGAAGCTGACCCCTGGCGAGCTGAGGCAGGTGCTCATGAGCATGGAGCCCAGGCGCCTGGAACCTGCGCATCTGGCGCAGTTGCTGCTCTTCGCTCCCGACGCCGACGAGGAGCAGCGCTACCAAGCTTTCCGCGAGGCTCCAGGCCGCCTCAGTGAGCCGGACCAGTTCGTCCTGCAG ATGCTGTCGGTTCCCGAATACAAGACCCGCCTGCGCAGTCTACACTTCCAGGCCACCTTacaggagaagacagaggagatCCGAGGCAGCCTTGAGTGCCTGCGACAAGCATCCCTGGAGCTCAAAAATAGCCGGAAACTCGCCAAGATCCTGGAG TTTGTGTTGGCCATGGGCAACTATCTCAACGATGGACAGCCCAAGACCAACAAGACCACCGGGTTCAAGATCAACTTCCTGACAGAG CTAAACTCCACCAAGACAGTGGATGGGAAATCTACCTTTCTGCACATCCTTGCCAAATCGCTAAGCCAGCACTTTCCTGAACTCCTGGGCTTTGCCCAGGACCTGCCCACTGTGCCCCTGGCTGCCAAAG TGAACCAACGAGCCCTGACTGGTGACCTGGCTGATCTCCATGGCACTGTCAGTGAGATTCAGGTGGCCTGCCAGAGCATGTCTCCCTCCAGTGAGGACAGGTTTGCTGTCGTCATGACT